The following proteins are co-located in the Halarcobacter sp. genome:
- a CDS encoding bifunctional riboflavin kinase/FAD synthetase, protein MKKSSSILINKKNITAIALGGFDGMHIAHQELFKHLGENGAVVSIESGYANLTPKTYRQEYCKYPIYYYVLDNIKHLSGEEFISLLKEEFPNLQKIVVGFDFCFGKNRKNCISELKNLFKGEVTVVEEIKFDGIPVHSRIIRDYIKDGDIKQANKLLGKEYKIFGNQIKGQGLGSKSFVPTINLNVENFILPTEGVYITKTIINEEEFPSVTFLGHRVTTDGSFAVETHVIDKNIKNRFSLVQIKFIDKIRDNKKFNSFDELKKQIELDLKTARKYLK, encoded by the coding sequence ATGAAGAAGAGCTCTTCTATTTTAATAAATAAAAAAAATATTACAGCCATAGCGCTTGGTGGATTTGATGGGATGCATATAGCTCATCAAGAATTATTTAAACATTTAGGAGAAAATGGTGCTGTTGTCTCAATAGAATCAGGTTATGCAAATCTAACTCCTAAAACATATAGACAAGAATATTGTAAGTATCCAATTTACTATTATGTTTTAGATAATATAAAACATCTATCAGGTGAAGAGTTTATCTCTTTATTAAAAGAGGAGTTTCCAAACCTTCAAAAAATTGTTGTAGGTTTTGACTTTTGTTTTGGGAAAAATAGAAAAAACTGTATATCTGAGTTAAAAAATCTATTTAAAGGGGAAGTTACTGTCGTTGAAGAAATAAAATTTGACGGAATACCAGTTCACTCTAGAATTATACGTGATTATATAAAAGATGGAGATATAAAACAAGCTAACAAACTTTTAGGAAAAGAATACAAAATATTTGGAAATCAAATAAAAGGTCAAGGCTTAGGTTCAAAAAGCTTTGTTCCAACAATCAATTTAAATGTAGAAAACTTTATTCTTCCAACGGAAGGTGTTTATATTACCAAAACAATTATAAATGAAGAGGAGTTTCCATCAGTTACTTTTTTGGGACACAGAGTTACAACAGATGGTAGTTTTGCAGTCGAAACACACGTAATAGATAAAAATATTAAAAATAGATTCTCTTTAGTCCAAATAAAATTTATTGATAAAATAAGAGATAATAAAAAATTTAATTCTTTTGATGAATTAAAAAAACAGATTGAACTTGATTTAAAAACAGCAAGAAAATATTTAAAGTAG
- the cmoA gene encoding carboxy-S-adenosyl-L-methionine synthase CmoA: MTDKVFEKTINKQFEFDEEVASVFDDMLNRSVPFYKEMQRLTINFGLKFLEKDDKVYDLGCSTASTLIELAKHSPFPLELIGIDNSEAMLSRAKKKSKAFGVDIKLINEDLHNISYDNAKLIISNYTLQFIRPLQREKLVKKIYDSLEKNGVFIFCEKVISSDKILGKQYIDEYYEFKKTQGYSEFEIAQKREALENVLIPYTEEENKKMILDAGFTHCETLFKWVNFSTFIAIKK, translated from the coding sequence ATGACAGATAAGGTATTTGAAAAAACAATTAACAAGCAATTTGAATTTGATGAAGAAGTAGCATCAGTATTTGATGATATGCTAAATCGTTCAGTTCCTTTTTACAAAGAGATGCAAAGACTAACAATAAATTTTGGTCTAAAATTTCTAGAAAAAGATGACAAAGTTTATGATTTAGGTTGTTCTACTGCTTCAACATTAATTGAATTAGCAAAACACTCACCCTTTCCTCTTGAATTAATAGGAATTGATAATTCTGAAGCTATGCTTTCACGTGCGAAAAAAAAATCTAAAGCATTTGGCGTAGATATTAAACTTATAAATGAAGATTTACATAATATCTCTTACGATAATGCAAAGTTAATTATCTCTAACTATACACTTCAGTTTATTAGACCTTTACAAAGAGAAAAACTCGTAAAAAAAATTTATGATAGTCTTGAAAAAAATGGTGTTTTTATATTTTGTGAGAAAGTTATCTCTTCTGATAAAATACTTGGAAAACAGTATATAGATGAATATTATGAATTTAAAAAAACTCAAGGTTATAGTGAATTTGAAATTGCACAAAAAAGAGAAGCTTTAGAGAATGTTTTAATACCTTACACTGAAGAAGAAAATAAAAAAATGATTTTGGATGCTGGCTTTACCCATTGTGAAACACTATTTAAATGGGTAAATTTCAGTACCTTTATTGCAATAAAAAAATAA
- the bcp gene encoding thioredoxin-dependent thiol peroxidase yields MLEVGQSAPEFCALNQDDIEICSRDLLGKWIVLYFYPKDMTPGCINEACDFTAAEPEFDKLDAIILGVSPDDTKKHRNFIEKKELSITLLADVDKKMCEAYQVWQLKKFMGKEFMGVVRTTFIINPEGKIAAIWDKVSVRKKKTVKGEKIEILHANEVKEKLEELQGK; encoded by the coding sequence ATGTTAGAAGTTGGACAGTCTGCACCAGAATTTTGTGCTTTAAATCAAGATGATATTGAAATATGTTCTAGAGATCTTTTAGGAAAATGGATTGTATTATACTTTTATCCAAAAGATATGACTCCTGGTTGTATTAATGAAGCTTGTGATTTTACAGCGGCAGAACCAGAATTTGATAAACTAGATGCTATTATCTTGGGTGTAAGTCCTGATGATACTAAAAAACACAGAAACTTTATTGAGAAAAAAGAATTATCAATTACACTTTTAGCTGATGTTGATAAAAAAATGTGTGAAGCATATCAAGTTTGGCAACTTAAAAAATTTATGGGCAAAGAGTTTATGGGTGTTGTTAGAACAACATTTATTATAAACCCTGAAGGTAAAATTGCTGCAATTTGGGATAAAGTAAGTGTAAGAAAGAAAAAAACTGTAAAAGGTGAAAAAATAGAGATACTTCATGCAAATGAGGTTAAAGAAAAATTAGAAGAGTTACAAGGAAAATAA
- a CDS encoding plasminogen-binding N-terminal domain-containing protein gives MKLLTKTLFALFATSILSQGLSAKTTICYKKDWKSPATIESEKLDGGECKNELSYKDMLSQGWFLKDIKIEKGTKGLNYIYVFSDKEIVNINNKNFLDNKYQKLDYRAIASRISDVNEETAKIDIGNLRIGQSAIIQHFYKNNQSLIVSNAYVTESNETSSTIKFIPFLDIKQNALPTSNRKPKNGDVAIINYLYNASLIIAPSQDAFTAIREKFRDNNFIHSDLFASYLKNEGIPLPSKKVIQDYAISQNLGTIFFIIDSTVYIVDSKTFAILQKDNIAYNFVENKRMPFYTRIEKIQKNLIDSVLDYKGWIAFIEEFLGDDKRSEEEILLEDQIASGELKIDAEIYANYYKTILGIK, from the coding sequence ATGAAACTTTTAACAAAAACACTATTTGCATTATTTGCTACATCTATCCTTTCTCAAGGATTATCTGCAAAAACAACAATTTGTTATAAAAAAGACTGGAAATCTCCTGCTACAATTGAATCAGAAAAATTAGATGGTGGAGAGTGCAAAAATGAATTATCATATAAAGATATGTTAAGTCAAGGTTGGTTTCTAAAAGATATTAAAATTGAAAAAGGAACAAAAGGACTTAATTATATTTATGTATTTTCTGATAAAGAGATTGTGAATATTAATAATAAAAATTTCTTAGATAACAAATATCAAAAGCTAGATTATAGAGCAATCGCTTCAAGAATAAGTGATGTAAATGAAGAAACAGCAAAAATTGATATTGGAAATTTGAGAATTGGACAAAGTGCTATTATTCAACATTTTTATAAAAATAACCAGTCTCTAATTGTTTCAAATGCATATGTAACAGAATCAAATGAAACTAGTTCAACAATCAAATTTATTCCATTTTTAGATATAAAGCAAAATGCGTTACCAACATCTAATAGAAAACCTAAAAATGGCGATGTGGCTATAATAAATTATCTTTATAACGCATCTTTAATTATTGCACCTTCTCAAGATGCATTTACAGCAATAAGGGAAAAATTTAGAGATAACAATTTTATTCATTCAGATTTATTTGCTTCATACTTAAAAAACGAAGGGATCCCTTTACCTTCTAAAAAAGTTATTCAAGATTATGCAATCTCTCAAAACTTAGGAACAATATTTTTTATAATTGATAGTACAGTTTATATTGTTGATTCAAAAACTTTTGCAATTTTACAAAAAGACAATATTGCATATAATTTTGTAGAAAATAAAAGAATGCCATTTTATACAAGAATTGAAAAGATTCAAAAGAATTTAATAGATTCTGTTTTAGATTATAAAGGTTGGATTGCATTTATTGAAGAGTTTCTAGGTGATGATAAAAGAAGTGAAGAAGAGATTTTATTAGAAGATCAAATTGCTTCAGGTGAATTAAAAATAGATGCTGAAATCTATGCAAATTATTATAAAACAATATTAGGTATAAAATAA
- a CDS encoding FAD-linked oxidase C-terminal domain-containing protein, with protein sequence MIEQKHIDYFVDIVEKENVYSDKAHKIAYCYDATKERFEPDAVVFPRNEQDISKILKYCNEHKIVIVPRGAGSGFTGGALPSNGGIILSLERHMNKLLEIDMENMVGVVQPGLINMQFQKAVEEVGLFYPPDPASEEYSTLGGNVSENAGGMRAAKYGITKDYVVALRAVLPNGEIITAGKKTIKDVAGYNTAGILIASEGTLAVITEITLKLIPKPKFKQTYMGVFPDVNKAMNAVFKSLASGANPVAMEFLDTLVIKALKQKFPQVELPENAGGVLVGDVDGSSEAEIKAQLETLKESFANNGSIDFIIAKDEEHGKSLWFARRNASPATAIYGTKKLNEDISVPRSKLPEALDSIYAIGDKYGFNVPCFGHAGDGNIHVNVMVKDKNNPKEMEDGHKAIEEIFQLVVDMGGTLSGEHGIGLSKAPFMNIAFNEAEIQLFKNIKKAFDPNNILNPFKMGL encoded by the coding sequence ATGATAGAACAAAAACATATTGACTACTTTGTAGATATTGTTGAAAAAGAAAATGTATATAGTGATAAAGCACATAAGATAGCTTATTGCTATGACGCAACAAAAGAGAGATTTGAACCAGATGCTGTTGTTTTTCCAAGAAATGAACAAGATATTTCAAAAATATTAAAATATTGTAATGAACACAAAATAGTAATTGTTCCAAGAGGAGCAGGGAGTGGTTTTACAGGTGGTGCCCTTCCATCAAATGGTGGAATTATTTTATCTTTAGAAAGACATATGAATAAACTTCTTGAAATCGATATGGAAAATATGGTTGGTGTTGTTCAACCAGGACTTATAAATATGCAATTTCAAAAAGCAGTTGAAGAAGTAGGATTATTTTATCCACCAGATCCAGCAAGTGAAGAATACTCAACTTTAGGTGGAAATGTATCTGAAAATGCAGGAGGAATGAGAGCTGCAAAATATGGTATAACAAAAGACTATGTAGTTGCATTAAGAGCTGTTTTACCAAATGGAGAGATAATCACAGCAGGGAAAAAAACAATTAAAGATGTTGCAGGATACAATACAGCAGGTATTTTAATTGCAAGTGAAGGTACATTAGCAGTTATTACTGAAATCACTTTAAAGCTTATACCAAAGCCAAAATTTAAACAAACATATATGGGAGTTTTTCCTGATGTTAATAAAGCTATGAATGCCGTATTCAAATCACTTGCAAGTGGAGCAAATCCTGTTGCAATGGAGTTTTTAGATACCTTAGTTATTAAAGCTTTAAAACAAAAGTTTCCACAAGTTGAACTTCCTGAAAATGCAGGTGGAGTTTTAGTTGGAGATGTTGATGGTTCTTCAGAAGCTGAAATCAAAGCTCAACTTGAAACATTAAAAGAATCATTTGCAAATAATGGATCAATTGACTTTATAATTGCAAAAGATGAAGAGCATGGAAAATCTTTATGGTTTGCAAGAAGAAATGCAAGTCCAGCTACAGCTATTTATGGAACTAAAAAATTAAATGAAGATATTTCTGTTCCAAGATCAAAACTTCCAGAAGCTCTTGACTCAATATATGCTATAGGTGATAAATACGGATTTAATGTACCTTGTTTTGGTCATGCAGGTGATGGGAACATTCACGTAAATGTAATGGTTAAAGATAAAAACAATCCTAAAGAGATGGAAGATGGACATAAAGCAATTGAAGAGATTTTCCAATTAGTTGTTGATATGGGTGGAACATTATCTGGTGAACATGGAATAGGTTTATCAAAAGCACCATTTATGAATATTGCATTCAATGAAGCAGAAATACAATTATTTAAAAATATTAAAAAAGCATTTGATCCAAATAACATTTTAAATCCATTTAAAATGGGTCTATAA
- a CDS encoding YihY/virulence factor BrkB family protein, with the protein MNENDFVKKPIKSLLKILDSFFNDDTTYYAASLSFFTIFSLLPIIALLIYIISSLELVQGYLDVFINYVFDILNPTHSKEFLEAFKNYISNSNKLGIIGILYMLFVFIMFFKDYEYIVNKIHKAKRKPLLQSFFFYLIFLVTLPLMLAVLNIALSFYDNTIFNWFITFMFAWFIFFGLFKLSVNKYISSKAAAISSLFTLIVLSITKNLFVYYVIYNKTYSTIYGSLAILLFSFFWIYISWVIYLYGIKMCHKLNIIEENKRLKT; encoded by the coding sequence ATGAATGAGAATGATTTTGTAAAAAAGCCTATAAAGAGTCTATTAAAAATATTAGACTCTTTTTTTAATGATGACACTACATATTATGCTGCAAGTCTAAGTTTTTTTACAATATTCTCTTTACTTCCAATAATTGCTCTACTTATTTATATAATCTCAAGTTTAGAATTAGTTCAAGGTTACTTAGATGTATTTATCAATTATGTATTTGATATATTAAATCCTACACACTCTAAAGAGTTTTTAGAAGCTTTTAAAAACTATATTTCAAATTCAAACAAACTTGGTATTATAGGTATACTTTATATGTTATTTGTATTTATTATGTTTTTTAAAGATTATGAATATATAGTAAATAAAATACATAAAGCAAAAAGGAAACCCTTACTGCAATCATTTTTCTTTTATCTGATTTTTTTAGTTACCCTTCCACTTATGTTAGCAGTTCTTAATATTGCCCTATCATTTTATGATAATACAATATTTAATTGGTTTATAACTTTTATGTTTGCATGGTTTATATTTTTTGGTTTATTTAAATTAAGTGTAAATAAATATATCTCATCGAAAGCTGCCGCAATATCTTCACTCTTTACTTTAATAGTATTATCAATTACAAAAAATCTTTTTGTATATTATGTTATTTACAATAAAACATACTCAACTATTTATGGTTCTCTAGCTATTTTATTATTCTCATTTTTTTGGATTTATATCTCATGGGTAATATATCTTTATGGTATTAAAATGTGTCATAAACTGAATATCATAGAAGAAAATAAAAGATTAAAAACTTAA
- a CDS encoding type IV pili methyl-accepting chemotaxis transducer N-terminal domain-containing protein: MKKIGVSQKIKILGALLLTSIFCVIVITIYLNQNNIKDATIVNIAGKQRMLTQRITKNIFYLYQTRANNFVEIDNAIDEFKYGLETLRDGNALLKISEAPTEKIANQISKVSVMWATFEKNTVEFKKAILNNDIEKLNSILEYIYQTNNKLLEEVDEIVTLYTEHIEEKTAFIKNFQYLSFLFIFSLYSLVQLRQIESHANEFLEKYKKISSSDITEIKPIEIETEKEFIEMADNINFFINKVNSAMNYSEVALEQSRLASEKLQDLTDEFEDIIGELENKSEIVKSIDRSEDIAIESSDNLIKTTKKLNDLKKQLDSILKVVENKS, translated from the coding sequence ATGAAAAAAATAGGGGTTAGTCAAAAGATAAAAATTTTGGGTGCATTACTTCTTACATCAATATTTTGTGTAATAGTAATCACAATATATTTAAATCAAAATAATATAAAAGATGCTACTATTGTAAATATTGCTGGAAAGCAAAGAATGCTTACTCAAAGAATTACAAAAAATATTTTTTATCTTTATCAAACTAGAGCAAATAATTTTGTTGAAATAGATAATGCAATTGATGAGTTTAAATATGGTTTAGAAACACTAAGAGATGGAAATGCATTGTTAAAAATATCAGAGGCACCAACTGAAAAAATAGCAAACCAAATCTCAAAAGTGAGTGTAATGTGGGCTACATTTGAGAAAAATACAGTTGAGTTCAAAAAAGCAATTTTAAATAATGATATTGAAAAATTAAATTCTATATTAGAGTATATTTATCAAACAAATAATAAGTTACTTGAAGAGGTTGATGAAATTGTAACTTTATATACAGAACATATAGAAGAAAAAACTGCGTTTATTAAAAACTTTCAATATCTTTCATTTTTATTTATTTTTTCTTTATATTCCTTAGTTCAGTTAAGACAAATCGAAAGTCATGCAAATGAATTTCTTGAAAAGTATAAAAAAATAAGTTCTTCTGATATAACAGAAATAAAGCCAATTGAGATTGAAACAGAAAAAGAGTTTATCGAAATGGCAGATAATATAAACTTTTTTATTAATAAAGTTAATTCGGCAATGAATTATTCAGAAGTTGCTTTAGAACAATCAAGATTAGCTTCAGAAAAATTACAAGATTTAACAGATGAATTTGAAGATATTATTGGTGAGTTGGAAAATAAATCAGAGATTGTAAAAAGTATTGATAGAAGTGAAGATATAGCTATAGAGTCTTCAGATAATTTAATTAAAACAACAAAAAAATTAAATGATTTAAAAAAGCAACTTGATAGTATTTTAAAAGTAGTTGAGAATAAAAGTTAA
- a CDS encoding Crp/Fnr family transcriptional regulator: MIKTKEAIKSISLFSHLSDEELDLVASMSDISSYNANTVLFYETESTDRLLFLIDGLLKVYKIDKYDNEIFLYYVYPNSMISELSNLQDNKINCFSNSEFLRDSTLLSIDFNRFKKEFLAENELILNFINELIYKNQQLQCIINRELVFDATSKVAFMLINDLDMFNQLKRTEVALLLHIQPETLSRVLKRLVRNETITVEKGNVLILKEEELKSIYLGI; the protein is encoded by the coding sequence ATGATTAAAACAAAAGAAGCAATAAAATCGATAAGTTTATTTTCACATTTATCAGATGAAGAATTAGATTTAGTAGCATCGATGTCAGATATTTCGTCATATAATGCAAATACGGTTCTTTTTTATGAAACAGAATCTACTGATAGATTGTTATTTTTGATTGATGGACTTTTAAAAGTTTATAAGATTGATAAGTATGATAATGAGATTTTTTTATATTATGTATATCCAAATTCTATGATATCTGAATTATCAAATCTTCAAGACAATAAAATAAACTGTTTTTCAAATAGTGAATTTTTAAGAGATAGTACACTTTTATCAATTGATTTTAATAGATTCAAAAAAGAGTTTTTAGCTGAAAATGAGTTAATCTTAAATTTTATAAATGAGTTGATTTATAAAAATCAACAATTACAATGTATAATAAATAGAGAATTGGTTTTTGATGCTACTTCAAAAGTTGCTTTTATGTTAATAAATGATTTAGATATGTTTAATCAGTTAAAAAGAACAGAAGTTGCATTACTTCTTCACATTCAACCTGAAACTTTATCAAGAGTATTAAAAAGATTAGTTAGAAATGAAACAATTACAGTTGAAAAAGGTAATGTATTAATTTTAAAAGAAGAAGAATTAAAAAGTATATATTTAGGAATATAA
- a CDS encoding nitrous oxide-stimulated promoter family protein, giving the protein MTKEKFNTEIKTLSKFFETYCNCNHNKQFEIKNTIKYKEKNFNINVNLCDECQTLFYYSINKLQNCPHEEKPRCRKCPNPCYDKKEWKALSKVMRSSGLKLGLIKIKKIFL; this is encoded by the coding sequence ATGACAAAAGAAAAATTTAATACAGAAATAAAAACATTAAGTAAATTTTTTGAGACTTATTGTAATTGTAATCATAATAAGCAATTTGAGATCAAAAATACAATTAAATATAAAGAAAAAAATTTCAATATAAATGTAAACCTATGTGATGAATGTCAAACTCTATTTTACTATAGCATCAATAAATTACAAAACTGCCCACACGAAGAAAAACCCAGATGTAGAAAATGTCCAAATCCTTGTTATGATAAAAAAGAATGGAAAGCCTTATCAAAAGTTATGAGAAGTAGTGGACTAAAACTAGGACTAATTAAAATCAAAAAAATATTTTTATAA
- the moaA gene encoding GTP 3',8-cyclase MoaA has protein sequence MLIDKFNRKIDYLRVSVTQRCNFRCQYCMPEKPFEWTPKEDLLSYEQMFKFIKVAIDKGIKKIRITGGEPLVRDDLYKLIKMISSYKPDIDLALTTNGYLLKQQIEKLKNAGLKRINISIDSLEKETFWYLTKKNVLENVLEGIDLAIRSGLIVKLNSVIIKNINENEIIKLYNFAKKRDIQIRFIEYMENENAYSNLKTLCSKDIIKRIKQNSPIEEIDKKENSAAKLFKDKDNYTFGIIEPYDDSFCKTCNRIRLSANGDLIPCLYYEDSLNIKKSLYNNQKIEKVLNEVIEKRPEKNKWSHPTKIDTSSKQISSRAFYFTGG, from the coding sequence ATGCTTATTGATAAATTTAATAGAAAAATTGATTATTTAAGAGTTTCTGTTACACAACGATGTAATTTTAGATGCCAATATTGCATGCCTGAGAAACCTTTTGAATGGACACCAAAAGAGGATTTACTATCTTATGAACAGATGTTTAAATTTATTAAAGTAGCAATAGATAAAGGGATAAAAAAGATACGAATCACAGGTGGAGAACCTTTAGTTAGAGATGATTTATATAAACTAATAAAAATGATATCATCTTACAAACCAGATATAGATTTAGCCTTAACAACAAATGGCTATTTACTAAAACAACAAATTGAAAAATTGAAAAATGCAGGTTTAAAAAGAATAAATATTTCAATTGACTCTTTAGAGAAAGAAACCTTTTGGTACTTAACTAAAAAAAATGTTTTAGAAAATGTTTTAGAAGGTATAGATTTAGCTATACGTTCAGGTTTAATAGTAAAACTTAATAGTGTAATAATAAAAAATATAAATGAAAATGAGATTATAAAATTATATAATTTCGCAAAAAAAAGAGATATTCAAATTAGATTTATAGAGTATATGGAAAATGAAAATGCATATTCAAATCTAAAAACTCTTTGTAGCAAAGATATTATAAAAAGAATAAAACAAAATTCACCTATAGAAGAGATTGATAAAAAAGAAAACTCAGCAGCAAAACTTTTTAAAGATAAAGATAATTACACTTTTGGAATAATTGAACCCTATGATGATTCTTTTTGCAAAACTTGCAATAGAATAAGATTAAGTGCAAATGGAGATTTAATTCCTTGTCTTTATTATGAGGATTCATTGAATATCAAAAAAAGTTTATACAATAATCAAAAAATTGAAAAGGTATTAAATGAAGTAATTGAAAAAAGACCTGAAAAAAATAAATGGTCACATCCAACAAAAATAGATACCTCATCAAAACAAATATCAAGTAGAGCATTCTATTTTACAGGGGGATAA